In uncultured Desulfuromonas sp., the genomic stretch CCGGACTACTCAGGCGCTGGAACGGCAAACAATCAAAAAAAGGGACCGGTTTTGTCCAGCCGCTCAGGCCCCATGAACATTGGCATATTGATATTTCCTACATCAATATCCGAGGCACCTTTTATTATCTGTGCTGCCTGCTGGACGGCTGTAGCCGCTACATCGTCCACTGGGAGTTGCGCGAGGCGATGACTGAGGCAGATGTGGAAATTATTTTGCAGCGGGCCCGGGAAAAGTATCCCGCCGCCACACCGAGGATTATTTCCGACAATGGCCCTCAATTCATCGCCAAGGACTTCAAAGAGTTTATCCGGGTAGCAGGCATGACGCATGTGCGGACATCGCCTTTTTACCCACAAAGCAATGGCAAGTTGGAACGTTTCCACGCTACCATTAAGCAGGAATGCATTCGCCCGAAGGTTCCGCTGTCGCTTGATGAAGCCAGAAAGCAAGTTGCGGACTACATCCGCTATTACAACGACGAACGACTGCACAGTGCGCTGGGCTACGTGGCTCCCAAAATCAAACTCGAAGGCCGGGAAAAACAAATCTTCAAAGAACGAGACAGCAAGCTCGAAGCAGCACGAGAAGCACGAAAGCAAAAACGGCGGCTGGAAAAACTCCGGCCCGCCCAACACCATAGCGTCCCGGAAAGGGAAACTTTTAACCCACTAACTCAACAGGGCTGTTTTTCCAATTCCGACTGAGGCAAAACACAGTCCCGCGTCTAATACGTGCACGCAGTGCTCCAACAGATACATGCAGCACCTCTGCTGCGTCCTCAATTGTCATCAGGTTTGCGCTTGTCATCAGTTAAGTCTCCTTTTTTTGTGTTGGTGTATGTAGTTGCTAACTGCGAGACAAGCGTAACCTGCTAATTGACAATTTTTGCCCCCGAGAAGCACGGATTTTCCGCGCTTTTAAAAGGAAAGCCCTAAATATTGATAAATACCAACCAGCAACGCACACTAAATGACACACTATTACCATAAATGGTTTTCCGGTTTTGTTAATGGGACACTAAAGTGGACAACAATTTTGTATTTCTCAGTACAGTGGAGTTTAAATAGTAGACGCTTGGGACACTACAGTGGACACTTAACTGTCCCAAAAGCTTTTCAAAGAGATTTTCAGGGAAAGAAAAGAAAAAGAGCCAAACCAGTTAACATACTGATTTGGCTCTTATTTTAATGGTACCCGGGACGAGAATCGAACTCGTACAGTCTTACGACCGAGGGATTTTAAGTCCCTTGCGTCTACCAGTTCCGCCACCCGGGCAAGGTGTCGCTAGTTTTAATGCATTCTCCAGACGCTGTCAAATAAAATCCCCTCATCACCTTTGCAATGTGTTAACGGCATCAATAAAAGACAATTCCGGCATCTGGGCAAAGTAGCCATATTTAGTGCAAAGCTCAAAAAACAGTGTCAACCCCTTAACGTGAGCATCATCAAGATCATAAGACATGCACTTCCAGTAATCGACCAGCTGTTCCTGTGTCATCCAGGGGCGATCAGTTACCGCTTCAGCAAGGGCATAGAGATGGTCAAATGCCTTGTCTTTGGATTGCTGCAATTGTGTTTGCAACAGCAAAAACTCATCCGTCAACCGCTGATAGGCGCGTCGATGAACAATCCACAGGGCAAAAACAAATGGCAGCCCGGTGTGCTGATGCCACAACTGAGCCAGGTCATACTGATAACCTTTTTCCGGCCCAACGGTCAAAGAGGCCTTGAGCGCGCGGTCTCCAATCAACAGAACAGGTTGACCGTCATTAAGGTAATTTTCTGCCGGTTGCTCGGGGACACAACTGTCGATCGCCCGACAACCGTAAAATTCTCTCAAAATAACATAGAGCAGATGCACAGATGTGGCAGACTCACCGGTAAGGTAAATCTTTTGGCCATCCAGCTCATCCAGTGGTGTTGAGCTAAAAAACAACACGCTTTGCACTTCATCAAAAGCACTGATGGAATGGTTCGGCAACAGAAGGTAGTTGTGAAAGTTGCGCCCGTACTCAAAGGATGAGGATGGACTGACATCCAACGCTCCCTGGGCAAGCATGGCATTAAGTTGAGCTGGAACACCTTTGACAATTGTTCCATCAAAACCAGCCTGTTGCAGATATTGAAAGAAAGGAACACAGTTCAGATAGTCAATATGCCCTAATTTCATGTGCATATATCGCCCTCCTTTTAATCGAACTGGTCGGCGAAGGTTCAACATTCAGAATCACGCAAAAAGCGGAGACAAAATCTCCGCTTTTTAACGTCATCTACAAAAAATAACAGGAATTTATATTTTAACCCGTTCCAGAAACCCGGTATCAATATCACCTTCGATAAACTCTTTGTTGTTCATGATTTTCTGATGGAACGAAATGGTTGTCTTGATCCCTTCAATCAGATATTCATCAAGAGCCCGTGACATCCGCTTGATGGCTTCTTCACGTGTTTCTGCATGAACAATCAATTTGGCAATCATTGAATCGTAGTGAGGCAACACCTTGTATTGGTCGTAAACAGCGCTGTCAACACGCACCCCAAGTCCGCCAGGGGTATGATAACCATTAATCACTCCCGGACACGGAGTGAATTTTTCGGGATCCTCGGCATTGATTCGACATTCAATGGCATGGCCGTTGATTTTAATATCTTCTTGCTTGAAACGAAGTTCCTCACCTGCCGCAGCAAGAATCTGCTCCTTAATAATATCAACACCAGTGATCATTTCCGTCACAGGATGCTCGACCTGAACCCGGGTGTTCATCTCCATGAAATAAAAATCATTGTTGGCATCGAGGAGAAACTCAATGGTGCCAACACTGGAATAATTGACCGCCTTGGCCGCAGCTACAGCACAATCGCCCATACGTTGACGGACATCGTCGGACAAAATAGCGCACGGTGCTTCTTCAATCAGTTTCTGATGACGACGCTGAATTGAACAGTCGCGCTCACCAAGATGGATCACATGACCATGCTTGTCTGCAAGAATTTGAATTTCAACATGGCGAGGACGCTCACAATATTTTTCAATATACACTTCCGGGTTACCAAAACCGGATTGGGCTTCAGAACGCGCAGCAGCAAAGGCATTGGGTAGGGACGCAGGAGAATGAACAATTTTCATTCCACGTCCACCGCCACCGGCAGTGGCCTTAATGATGACCGGATAGCCAATTTCACCGGCAATACGCACAGCTTCTTCAACATTGGCGACTCCGTCTTTAGTACCGGGAAGAATCGGCACTCCGGCCTTGGTTACCGTTTGACGCGCGCTGATCTTATCTCCCATCAAACGCATGTTCTCTGCAGTTGGACCAATAAAGGTCAATCCACAATTATTGCAGATATCAGCAAACTCTGCGTTTTCAGAAAGGAATCCGTATCCGGGATGAATGGCATCAGCATCAGTGACTTCAGCCGCACTGATGATCGCCTTCATATTCAGATAGCTGTCAATACTCGGTGCCGGGCCAATACAAACGCTCTGGTCAGCGAGTTTGACGTGCAAGGCCTCGCTGTCCACATCGGAATGAACGGCAACGGTTTTAATCCCCAGCTCTTTGCAGGCACGTAGAATGCGTAACGCAATCTCACCGCGATTAGCTATTACAACCTTGTGAATCATAATTTCTCCAGAATTCATCATTGCCGACTATTTACTATCGACACGTGCGTAACGAGTTATACCTTTTCAACAACAAACAAGGCATCACCAAATTCAACCGGTTGGGCATTGGCTTTGGAAATCTCGATGATTTTGCACTTGAATTCAGCCTCAATTTCATTCATCAACTTCATCGCTTCAACGATACACAAAGTCTGGCCAGCTTCGACAACATCACCAACCTTGACATATGGATCAGAATCCGGGGAAGGTGCCACGTAAAATGTACCAACAATCGGTGAAGGAATGGTTTCATATTGATCATTGATCACAGCTGCAGGTGCTTCAGCAGCGACTGCAGGTGCAGCCGGAGCCGACGCTGGTGCAACAGCGGGCTGAGCAGGAGCATAAGCAGGGGCGGAAACATGCACAATTTCCGGCTCACTGCCGCGCTTAATGACAATGCGCTGCTCTTCGTTTTCCATCTCAAATTCTGTAATATCCGTATCCGTAATAACTTTGATCAATGACTTGATATCTTTAATATCCATTTTCTGTTCTCTCCAAAGTGTTACCCTCCTGGCGCTTGCTATGATAGCGACCAGACAGGGGGGGAATCATGCCACCTGACGATAAATTTTGGGGATTTGCGTCAGACAACGATAACCATCCACTGTCATGACAACAGTGTCTTCAATACGAACCCCGCCGACTCCAGGAATATAAATACCAGGCTCGATGGTAAAAACCATTCCCGTCGTCAAAAATGCCTCTGAGCTTGGTGATACGGTCGGTGCCTCGTGAATTTCAAGGCCTACGCCATGGCCAAGGCCATGACCAAAATATTTGCCGTATCCTTTTTTCTCTATGTACTGCCGTGCCACGGCATCGATCTCACTGGCTTTAACAGACGGTGTCAAGGCAGCTAAAGCCAAGTCATGGGCTTGCAGAACAACATCATAAATTGCCCTGAGCTCACGAGACACTTCTCCCACTGCAACCGTCACGGTTTCATCGGAATGGTACCGCTGGTAACGGGTACCAAAATCGATGGTCACCAGATCACCTGACTCAATCTTCTTGTCAGAAGCTACGCCATGAGGTAAAGCCCCTCGATCTCCAGAGGCGACGATCAGGTCAAAGGCTTTTTCCTCACCTCCTGCCCGGCGCAGAAAGCATTCCAGCTCCAGAGCCACTTCTCGCTCTGAAACACCTGGCTTTATCAGCGGAATAACAGCATCAAAGGCCTGTTTATTCAGCAGAGCAGCTTTCTCGAGACAACGAATCTCTGCATCGTCTTTTACTTGGCGGAACATCCCCAGAGGGGCATCCAAGGGTACCAAGTCAAATGAAGAGGCCTGTTTAAGCAATTTTTGATGGAAAGAAACCGTCACAAAATCGGCTTCAAACCCCACCCGATTTACCGCACATTCCGTTAAAGCCTCGATAACCCCTTCGACTTTTTGGGAATACTGGCGCTTAAACCCGGCGGACACTTGCACTTCGGCCTGCGCAACATATCGCGAATCTGTTAAAAAATAACTCTGTTCGCGGGTCACCAACAAGACACCATCAGTCCCGGTAAACCCGCAAAAATAAAGTAAATTTACAGGGTTAAAGAAAATGACGGCATCGACATCTTCACGATGCATAATTTCGCGTAAGCGATCAATCCGATACTTTAACATAATGCTTTTTTGCAGCACACTTAAAAAGTTTATGCCTGCTTCACATGCTCAATCAGAGCAAGTAAAGCAAGGCGGTAACCACGAGCCCCAAGACCACAAATCTGCCCCAGACAAACCGGCGCCAGATAAGAGTGATGACGGAATTCTTCGCGACAATGAATATTGGACAGGTGAACTTCAACTGTGGGAATTGAAACGGCTGAGACGGCATCGCGCAAAGCAACGCTTGTATGGGTGTAGGCTCCGGGATTAATGACAATGGCGTCAACGGCATCGGTCAATGCCTGGTGGATCGCATCGACCAAGTCACCTTCATGGTTGGACTGGTAACAATCAACAGCAACCCCTTGCTCTTTTGCGTAACGACACAATTCATCATTGATTTCACTCAGCGTTTGCTGTCCATACACTCCTGGCTCACGTACGCCTAACAGGTTTAAATTTGGACCATGAATGACTTTTATTTTCATTTTCCCATCTCGATCATACTCGGTTTATTCCAGTTCTTTTCTTAGCTTATGGGCATCACGACGCAACAGGTAGCGCCCCTTACCAATATTCGCCTCATCATCAAACAGAAGGGCAACAAAATATTCCTCACTAAGCATTTCAAGAACAATGGTCAACTGTTCACACTTGACCATCACCTCTTTCAACGCCCCTGCTGAGAGCAGTTGAGTGGTGTGCATCAATTCTTTAACCACGGCTGCAAACTCGATCGTAATCGCCTGAGTATCTTCTGCGGCAGTACCTTGCCGAAACACAGCATCAACAGCAATCCCATCGCATCCCATTAAAACAATCGAGGTGGCTCCGGGAGTCTGATCAACAATTTCCTGTAAAATCGCCTTAAACATGCGTCCTCCTGCGTTGTATACTTGACAACCAACGGGTCAATTTCTGATGGTGACATTCCAATGTGAAACAGTCGTTCTCATCCGCTGCACCATGCTGTTCACCGCGAATCTGCTTGACTCGGTTCTGGTACAAAACATTCTCGGGATCCTGCTTCAAAAGCTTTTGGTATAAAATCAGCGCTTTTTCAACCAATCCCTGTCGAAAATAGAGATCTGCCATTGTTGGCGTCACAACTGCGGGCGCTTCAGTTTCTTCATCCGTGACCTGTTGCTCCAACATCTCCTCAACACGTTTCAATGCCTGATCCGTACCATAACGATGTCGCCAATCAGTAATTTTTTTCTCCGCGAGATGAAAATTCCCCAACCGGATTTCCAGTTCTATTCCGACAAGAAGCCCGGAACGCCAAGCTGAAGAAGCATCATCAAGTTGTTGCAGAGCTGAGCGGGTTTCATCATACAATTCATGTTCAAGATAAACGCGCGCTGACAGTACTTTTCCATCATCTGATTCAGGATTATTTGCGGACCATTGTTTCACCGCATCCAGCGCCGCATCAAGCAACCCAGCACTGAGATAAAGGTCAACCAGTTCGAAAATAACATCAGAACTTTTATCCGATGAAAGGCGCGCTACCAACTCACGAATTCTTTTCAACTCTGACATAATTGACCGTCAACCCAATACAGATTTAAAAACAGATTCAGGATCTTCAAGAGAGACAATACGACTCTCTCCCATTCCGACATTGACAATAAAGCGCAAAATGCCGCTGTGAACCTTTTTATCCCTCCCCATCGCCGCCAAATACTCTTCAAGAGAAAATAGCGGCGGTTGGGTCGCAAAGCCAAAAGCGCCCAATAATCGGCTCAAACGTTCAACATCGGCATCTTGACAAAGGCCCATCTGCTTAGAAACTTTTGCAGCAACGAGCATACCGATCGCTACAGCTTCACCATGCAAAACCGTACCATAACCGGATAACTGCTCAACTGCATGACCAAACGTATGGCCATAATTCAGCACTGCCCGAACAGAGGATTCCCGTTCATCAGCAGCCACAACCTCAGCTTTCAACTCACAGGAACGGCGAATGGCATACGCCAATGCCTCAGTGTCCAACGATAACAACGGTTCAACGTGTTCTTCGAGCCAGAAAAAAAACGTCTCATCAAACATAACACCATATTTGATGACCTCGGCAATCCCGGCCAGAACATTGCGCTGATCCAACGTCGCCAATGTCGCCACGTTGATAAAAACAGCCCGCGGTTGGTAAAAAGCCCCAATCAAGTTTTTACCCAGCGGATGATTGATCGCCGTCTTACCTCCAACAGAACTGTCAACCTGAGCAAGAACCGTGGTTGGAATCTGTACAAACGGTACGCCGCGCAAAAAAGTCGCGGCGGCATAGCCCGCCATATCTCCCACAACACCGCCGCCCAAAGCAATAATGCCGGAATGGCGATCACATCCTAATTCAATCAATCGCGTATAAATCGTATTAAGAGTTTCAGCATTTTTATAAGATTCACCGTCCTCGACAATAATCTGCTCAACATCATAGCCCGATTCTTCCAGCAGTTGTCTTACCGAAGGGCCATACAGAGGAAAAACAGTTGTATTCGTAACAATGACAACCTTACCGGGAAATTCAATCCGATGTAATTCTTCACACAGACCGACAAATCCATGAGGGGAAATCAGGATCTGATAGCTGCGTTCTCCAAGTCCTACACTCAGTTTTTCCACATTCTATCCTTGCGCAAGCTTTTGTTTGATTTCCGACACAACCTCTTCCGGGCTCAATTCATCAACATCAATCTGCACATCAGCCCTTTGGTAGAGTTCCAGACGACTCTCATATAAAGCTTTCAACGACGTCAAATCGTTTTTATTAACAAGAGGCCTCTCTGATGAGCTTTCTAAACGCGCAAGCAACGTCGGCCATGAACAGGCCAGAAAAACAACCACACCACAAGAGTTCATTATCTGCCAGTTTCTCTCAGCACCGATAATACCGCCACCAGTTGAAAAAACCAGTCCTTCTTTGACAGAAAATTCCTGAAGGAGATCAGTTTCAAAGAGCCGAAAAACAGCTTCTCCCTTCTCAGTGAAAATCTCATTGATTGTAGATTGAAATCTTTCAACAATCATTTCATCAAGATCAACAAAATCAACATTAAGAGCACTTGCAAGCAATCTACCTACTGTTGATTTCCCCGCCCCCATAAAACCAACCAAATAAATATTTTTATCGCTCAAAACCTGGCAACCCCCAACAAAATTCATCTTGCAAAATGCTCATCTTTAGCGAAAAAAAAACGATAAGAAATATAACTCTTAAACTCATTGCTGTCTCACAGTTTGATCAATAAATAAAAAGGCTTAGAGACTCCTCGTGTTACAATGAGCTCACCAAAACAACATTGAAAACACGGGGTTCCAAGCCATGGCGCATTGTAGCACTGTTCTTTCGCAAATTGTGCGAACTTTCCCGAGACATGAATTTCAGGCTTTGACCAACAAGCATCATGCCGGGCGGAATTTTCGCTCGTTTTCCCGCTGGTCACAGTTCGCTGCTCTTCAGACTGTACAACTGACCGGCCGCGATAGCCTACGGGGTATTGTTGAAAATATGCCGGTGCAGAGCGGTAAACTTTATCACCTCGGGATCAAGTCGTTCAGCCGGTTCACGCTGAGTAGAGCGAACGAGAACAGCCCCACGAAATGTACGAGGAGCTGTTTCAGCGTCTGTTGGTACGCTGCCAAACTCTCGCACCGCACAACAAGCGTTTCAAATTCAAGGAATCGGCAAAGCTCTATCTGCTGGATGTCACCATGATCGACCTGAGCTTATCGCTGTTCCCTTGGGTGAAGTATCGCAAAAGAAAAGGGGCTGAGAAGCTACATATCGGTCTGTATGCCGACAGCTACCTGCCCACCTTTGTCGACCTGAGCGAAGGCAAGGAGCATGAAGTCAAGATGGCTCGACAGTTGAAGTTGCTCAAATTCCTATATTGTTTTTGACCGGGGCTATACCGACTCTTCCTGGTATCAGGAACTGACCGATAATAGTATCCGTTTGGTCACGCGTCTGAAGAACAATGCCGTCACCATTCCCGGCCCCAAGCGCAGAGGGCGCAAAAGTCTGGAAGTTTTGCTGGATCAACAAATCCAGCTCAAAGGGATAGACGGCATTTTTCGTAAAATACGTTGCCTGGATGCTGAAACCGACATCACCAACGCGTTTGTGACCTACGCGTTGGATATCCCAGCCGCCATGGTCGCTGATCTGTACCAAAAAAGCTGGAAGATCAAGATGTTCTTTAAATGGATCAAACTGAATCTGCACATCAAAAGCTTTCTGGGTACATCCCGCAACGCGGTAATGGCCCAGATCTAGTAGGGTGTTGAAAAAGTCCCATCTAGGGGCTTTTCAACGGCGCACGCCGAAAATGCGATTTCCGTCTTGCTTACAAAATCAAGGACTTAAAAAACGGTCCTTGATTTTGGTCGCCCGTCCATGGACTCCGTAGGCTGTGCCTGCTAGATTGTGCTGTGCGCCTATCTGCTGCTTGCGTATCTGAAATTTCAGTCGAAAACCAGCCAATCAATGCAGCAGATAGTGCGATTATTACAGCTAAATTTGTTCGAACGGCGTGACTTTATGAAGCTATCCAAACCGACGAAGAGAAATTTATCTACACATTACAGTCAGTTGACTCTCATTTAAAACTATGAGACAGCAGTGCTCTCGATGTAACTGTTTATACTCCGTATCGCGGCCCTGATTCCGAACATAGTTGGCAATTGTCTGCTCATCGCCCTTTTGCCCAACAGTGTTGACAAAGTAACCTTTGGTACAACTCGCCACCCCATAGTTGCTTCTTGATCAATGGGACTTATTTTGAAAATCTCGCGAGCAGTTAGACTTTTGATAATTCGCACCACCTGCGTGGCGATATATGTTGGAACTGACTGTACCCAAAAGTGAACATGGTCATTGTCCGTCCCAATTTCGATAAAACGTATTTCGTATCTCTTGGCGACCTCAAGACAAACGTACTTAAGACATGCATCGACTTCTTGAGTGAAAACGACCCGGCTATATTTTGCCGGGCAAACCAAGTGATACAACACAGAAACATTATGACGTTTCCGAAGGTACTCACTCATGTCGCCAATATTTCATATTGGCGATAGCAAAGCAAGCTTCGGGGAATTAGACCCTCTCAAAGAATAAAAAAGGACAGGTCCACCCTGCCCTTTTTCGGTTGAAAATCTATTGTGAAATAATCAGTCAACAACATGCGGAGTGATAAATATCAACAACTCACTACGTTCTCTACTATTACTATTTGACTCAAAGAGCTTTCCTAAATATGGAATATCTTTCAGGAAAGGTGTCCCCGTATTGCTGCTATATTCAGATTCGACATAAATACCACCAATAACAGTCGTTTCACCATTTCTTAATAACAATTTAGTTTCAGCTTCTTTGGTATCAATTGCGGGAGCACTGCCTGCTCCCGTAGCAACAATAGATCCGATACTGCTATTAGAAGCCAAAATTTCCAAAATAACACTACCATCAGGGTTCACTTCTGGAGTCACTTCAAGCGAAAGAGTAGCATCCTCAAACTCAGTGGTTGTCCCCTTATCACTGACAGACTGGTAGGGAATCGAAGTACCTTGCTCAATCCTTGCTGACTCGCCGTCTAAAGTTAGAACTTTTGGTGAAGATACAACTTTTGCATCTCCCGAGGCCTCAAGAGCCGAAATTCTTAAGTCAATGATCGTCGAATCGACCCCCGTACGTCCAAAGGTAAGGACACTGCCCAGCCCAGAGGTTCCTAGGGTCGATGGCAACAAAAAAGCACCGCCTAAACCGACAGCCATATCATTTAAGGTGCTTGTCCCAATGCCAATCAAACTACTATCAGACGTACTATAGCTAGCATCTTCAGTAGGAGTACCCTCAACTCCTTCATAAGTCGTTTTTACTGTCTGTATCCCATCTTCACGAGTAACAGTTTCTGTCGTTTCATAATAACCCGCTGGATAAAAATCCGGTATATCCAGAGAAGTACTAGGCAAAGTTCTTGTCAATGACTTATTAACCTCTTTCAAACCAGCATCATTGGTATAACTGACCCCCCAGTTAACACCCAGATCCAATCCTTCGGTATTGCGCATTTCCACAATACGTGCTTCTATCATAACTTGTTTTACAGGCTCATCCAACTCAACAATCAGAGCTCGAATCTCTTCTAATTTTGAGGGAATATCATTAACCATGATTTTTTTACTTCCCTCAATAACACGAACTTCGCCCTGATTACTAAGCACATCATCAATAACATCTTCGATAGCATCAGTATCTTTGTAACTGACTACAAATATCTCAGTTCGTGTTTCTTCCAGTTTTTTTATGTCCTTAACGGCCTTAAGCCGTTCAGCTTCCATATTCTTAATGGTCTGGAGCGGAAGAACTCGAACAACATTTCCATGAGAAATGGTTCCTAACTGCTTGATGTCAAGAATCAAATCCAATGCTTGATCCCAAGGGACATCGCGGAGTCTAAGCGAAACAGTTCCCTCGACATCATCAGAAAGAATTAAATTAAGATTACTCACTTCCGCAATAAGCTGCATGACCTTCCGTACATCAGCATCTTCCAATACCAGAGTGACCGGTTCACCCGTATAAATTTGGGGAGTATCTGAACCAGCTTTTGCGGCCAACAACCCTTGAGAGGATTCACCTTCGAGGCGGTTAATTACGAGACGAACATCATCAGAGCCAGCCCCGTCTTCAACGACACCAGATGGCATTACTTTCTCTGAATCCGCAGGGCTTACATGAGAGCCATCAACAGGCACATAAACTGTATCAAGATTAGCGGCGGGAGCCTCAGCAAAAGTGCCATCAATGGTATGAAATTCCAGAGCGTCTCCGTTTTTTAAGACATCGTACTGAACAGTCCCTTTCATTTTAGCTGAGAACATCACATTCCGCACTCCATCAATAATAGTGGAATACGGCGTAATCTGCAAAACTGAACTTGGGAATACTGACGCGTCAACGACACGCCTCAAAGAGCGGGGAATGACAGAATCTTTAGCTCCAAAACGAATTGTATCATCCGTCACCTCAGCGCCAATCAGATCAAAATTGCCATCGAAATTGACTG encodes the following:
- a CDS encoding IS3 family transposase translates to MVDFVKRWTKRTGIAVTRIIGWLGLAVSKFYNWQQRYGKVNEHNALIPRDFWLEEWEKQAIIKFYQHTPQEGYRRLTFMMLDQDIVAVSPSSVYRVLSTAGLLRRWNGKQSKKGTGFVQPLRPHEHWHIDISYINIRGTFYYLCCLLDGCSRYIVHWELREAMTEADVEIILQRAREKYPAATPRIISDNGPQFIAKDFKEFIRVAGMTHVRTSPFYPQSNGKLERFHATIKQECIRPKVPLSLDEARKQVADYIRYYNDERLHSALGYVAPKIKLEGREKQIFKERDSKLEAAREARKQKRRLEKLRPAQHHSVPERETFNPLTQQGCFSNSD
- a CDS encoding menaquinone biosynthesis protein; the encoded protein is MHMKLGHIDYLNCVPFFQYLQQAGFDGTIVKGVPAQLNAMLAQGALDVSPSSSFEYGRNFHNYLLLPNHSISAFDEVQSVLFFSSTPLDELDGQKIYLTGESATSVHLLYVILREFYGCRAIDSCVPEQPAENYLNDGQPVLLIGDRALKASLTVGPEKGYQYDLAQLWHQHTGLPFVFALWIVHRRAYQRLTDEFLLLQTQLQQSKDKAFDHLYALAEAVTDRPWMTQEQLVDYWKCMSYDLDDAHVKGLTLFFELCTKYGYFAQMPELSFIDAVNTLQR
- the accC gene encoding acetyl-CoA carboxylase biotin carboxylase subunit → MIHKVVIANRGEIALRILRACKELGIKTVAVHSDVDSEALHVKLADQSVCIGPAPSIDSYLNMKAIISAAEVTDADAIHPGYGFLSENAEFADICNNCGLTFIGPTAENMRLMGDKISARQTVTKAGVPILPGTKDGVANVEEAVRIAGEIGYPVIIKATAGGGGRGMKIVHSPASLPNAFAAARSEAQSGFGNPEVYIEKYCERPRHVEIQILADKHGHVIHLGERDCSIQRRHQKLIEEAPCAILSDDVRQRMGDCAVAAAKAVNYSSVGTIEFLLDANNDFYFMEMNTRVQVEHPVTEMITGVDIIKEQILAAAGEELRFKQEDIKINGHAIECRINAEDPEKFTPCPGVINGYHTPGGLGVRVDSAVYDQYKVLPHYDSMIAKLIVHAETREEAIKRMSRALDEYLIEGIKTTISFHQKIMNNKEFIEGDIDTGFLERVKI
- the accB gene encoding acetyl-CoA carboxylase biotin carboxyl carrier protein, whose protein sequence is MDIKDIKSLIKVITDTDITEFEMENEEQRIVIKRGSEPEIVHVSAPAYAPAQPAVAPASAPAAPAVAAEAPAAVINDQYETIPSPIVGTFYVAPSPDSDPYVKVGDVVEAGQTLCIVEAMKLMNEIEAEFKCKIIEISKANAQPVEFGDALFVVEKV
- a CDS encoding Xaa-Pro peptidase family protein, producing MLKYRIDRLREIMHREDVDAVIFFNPVNLLYFCGFTGTDGVLLVTREQSYFLTDSRYVAQAEVQVSAGFKRQYSQKVEGVIEALTECAVNRVGFEADFVTVSFHQKLLKQASSFDLVPLDAPLGMFRQVKDDAEIRCLEKAALLNKQAFDAVIPLIKPGVSEREVALELECFLRRAGGEEKAFDLIVASGDRGALPHGVASDKKIESGDLVTIDFGTRYQRYHSDETVTVAVGEVSRELRAIYDVVLQAHDLALAALTPSVKASEIDAVARQYIEKKGYGKYFGHGLGHGVGLEIHEAPTVSPSSEAFLTTGMVFTIEPGIYIPGVGGVRIEDTVVMTVDGYRCLTQIPKIYRQVA
- the aroQ gene encoding type II 3-dehydroquinate dehydratase is translated as MKIKVIHGPNLNLLGVREPGVYGQQTLSEINDELCRYAKEQGVAVDCYQSNHEGDLVDAIHQALTDAVDAIVINPGAYTHTSVALRDAVSAVSIPTVEVHLSNIHCREEFRHHSYLAPVCLGQICGLGARGYRLALLALIEHVKQA
- a CDS encoding roadblock/LC7 domain-containing protein, producing the protein MFKAILQEIVDQTPGATSIVLMGCDGIAVDAVFRQGTAAEDTQAITIEFAAVVKELMHTTQLLSAGALKEVMVKCEQLTIVLEMLSEEYFVALLFDDEANIGKGRYLLRRDAHKLRKELE
- the aroB gene encoding 3-dehydroquinate synthase encodes the protein MEKLSVGLGERSYQILISPHGFVGLCEELHRIEFPGKVVIVTNTTVFPLYGPSVRQLLEESGYDVEQIIVEDGESYKNAETLNTIYTRLIELGCDRHSGIIALGGGVVGDMAGYAAATFLRGVPFVQIPTTVLAQVDSSVGGKTAINHPLGKNLIGAFYQPRAVFINVATLATLDQRNVLAGIAEVIKYGVMFDETFFFWLEEHVEPLLSLDTEALAYAIRRSCELKAEVVAADERESSVRAVLNYGHTFGHAVEQLSGYGTVLHGEAVAIGMLVAAKVSKQMGLCQDADVERLSRLLGAFGFATQPPLFSLEEYLAAMGRDKKVHSGILRFIVNVGMGESRIVSLEDPESVFKSVLG
- a CDS encoding shikimate kinase, with product MNFVGGCQVLSDKNIYLVGFMGAGKSTVGRLLASALNVDFVDLDEMIVERFQSTINEIFTEKGEAVFRLFETDLLQEFSVKEGLVFSTGGGIIGAERNWQIMNSCGVVVFLACSWPTLLARLESSSERPLVNKNDLTSLKALYESRLELYQRADVQIDVDELSPEEVVSEIKQKLAQG